The following proteins come from a genomic window of Pirellula staleyi DSM 6068:
- a CDS encoding DUF5690 family protein, whose translation MTAAWAVTAAFGAYFCMYAFRKPFAAAAFKDMVYWGVNLKVMLVVAQVLGYATAKFIGIKVIAEMTPARRAVGILLLIGIAHVALLFFAIVPFALKPLLLFANGLSLGMVFGLVLGFLEGRSLTEALSAGLCASFILADGATKAVGSWLLSQGISEFWMPFVAGLLFIIPLLIFVAMLSRIQPPTTHDIEHRSERLPMTAADRSSFLHRYGIGLGLLVLVYLLITVLRSVRSDFAREIWQSFGQPAEPADFWQSEMIVALGVVLVNGLSVFIRSNRYAFFASLAVSGGGMMLVALALVLRSADLIDGFVVMTLLGLGLYLPYVAVHTTVFERLIAMTRDRGNVGFLLYVADAVGYLGYVVVMLVKNFASPKVNFYDFLATASWLVVVVSTICLLFCGIYFERRMRGLHDYSSPK comes from the coding sequence GTGACTGCCGCGTGGGCGGTGACTGCCGCCTTTGGTGCCTACTTTTGTATGTATGCATTCCGCAAGCCGTTTGCCGCTGCCGCGTTTAAAGACATGGTCTACTGGGGGGTGAACCTCAAAGTGATGCTTGTCGTAGCGCAAGTGCTAGGGTACGCGACAGCGAAATTTATCGGCATCAAAGTGATCGCGGAAATGACACCCGCGCGACGCGCTGTCGGCATTTTGCTGCTGATTGGCATTGCGCATGTCGCGCTGCTCTTTTTTGCGATTGTCCCGTTCGCGCTGAAGCCGCTACTGCTGTTTGCCAACGGTCTTTCGCTAGGCATGGTCTTTGGTCTCGTCCTTGGGTTTCTCGAAGGACGCTCCCTAACCGAGGCGCTCTCGGCGGGACTTTGTGCTAGTTTTATTTTGGCCGACGGTGCTACGAAGGCCGTGGGAAGCTGGCTTTTGTCCCAAGGGATCAGCGAGTTTTGGATGCCTTTTGTCGCGGGGCTTTTGTTCATCATTCCGCTGCTGATCTTCGTCGCGATGCTCAGCCGAATTCAGCCCCCGACAACGCATGATATAGAGCATCGTAGCGAACGACTCCCGATGACCGCCGCCGATCGCTCGTCGTTCCTGCATCGCTACGGCATCGGCCTCGGGCTCCTTGTGCTCGTCTACTTGCTCATCACCGTGCTGCGAAGCGTACGTTCCGATTTTGCACGCGAAATTTGGCAATCGTTTGGCCAGCCAGCAGAACCGGCCGACTTCTGGCAATCGGAGATGATTGTCGCGCTCGGCGTCGTGCTGGTGAATGGCTTATCGGTTTTCATTCGAAGCAATCGCTATGCTTTTTTTGCATCGCTGGCTGTCTCTGGCGGTGGCATGATGTTGGTCGCTCTGGCGCTGGTGCTTCGCTCGGCTGACCTGATCGACGGTTTTGTCGTCATGACACTCCTGGGGCTAGGACTTTATTTACCCTACGTCGCCGTGCACACCACCGTGTTCGAGCGGCTGATCGCCATGACGCGCGATCGTGGCAATGTGGGATTTTTGCTCTACGTGGCCGACGCCGTGGGCTACCTCGGTTATGTCGTGGTGATGCTGGTAAAAAACTTTGCTTCGCCGAAGGTCAACTTCTACGATTTTCTCGCCACTGCAAGTTGGCTCGTGGTTGTAGTTTCGACCATTTGCCTCTTGTTTTGTGGCATCTATTTCGAGCGTCGCATGCGTGGACTGCACGACTATTCCTCGCCGAAATAG
- a CDS encoding HD domain-containing protein, with translation MSNEVTSDERIAKVKRLFEAAGSSRYGGEAISQLEHALQAAMFAEKSGAPSTLIAAALLHDIGHLLHALPDDAPDQGIDDLHEELGGRWLAKYFAPEVVEPVRLHVASKRYLCTADAAYYELLSGPSRQSLALQGGPMTADEARKFEAHPHFQHAVALRRWDEQAKIPHLETPPLEHYLPLLAAGLLAS, from the coding sequence ATGTCGAACGAAGTGACGAGTGACGAGCGGATTGCCAAGGTGAAGCGGTTGTTCGAAGCTGCTGGTAGCAGCCGCTACGGTGGTGAAGCGATTTCGCAACTCGAACACGCGCTGCAAGCTGCCATGTTTGCCGAGAAGAGTGGCGCACCTTCCACCCTCATCGCTGCAGCCTTGCTTCACGACATCGGTCACCTGCTACATGCCCTGCCTGACGATGCTCCCGATCAAGGGATCGACGATCTGCACGAAGAACTCGGAGGGCGATGGCTCGCCAAATATTTTGCCCCCGAGGTGGTTGAGCCAGTTCGTTTGCACGTCGCTTCGAAGCGTTACTTGTGCACAGCCGATGCAGCATATTACGAGCTCCTAAGTGGTCCCTCACGACAAAGCCTGGCTCTTCAAGGTGGCCCAATGACTGCCGATGAGGCCCGCAAGTTCGAAGCACACCCCCACTTTCAGCATGCCGTGGCACTGCGACGCTGGGATGAGCAAGCGAAGATTCCGCACCTCGAGACACCCCCGCTAGAGCACTACTTGCCACTTCTCGCTGCGGGATTGCTCGCTAGCTAG
- a CDS encoding PQQ-dependent sugar dehydrogenase: MRRLWPSACALLGTLAISLTSLAAEKPATEVEGFTYPESICYGFDGNLYVTEIGKPGTKGDGGVSVIKNGKREAFATGLDDPKGLCFFRDALYLTDVTKVVKIDASGKTSVYKAEGDFPTAPLYLNDIAVDAGNGIILLSDSGIDGKGAAAYRIDVRLNKIEQMASAEVIPGLTKANGVAFDGSSHMLLADMGTGTLYRVRFHDKNVEKVAEGLPGADGLIWDHFGRLFVTSWTTGKVFGIPRPGVAPILIGEGLQSAADGCLAASGDALLIPDMKSGVITKLSTTIAGWEVNTKPLDVHLEVAYPTLKWDQWDDGSESGQVVPFRPIFLTHSGDGTKRTFVGEQHGKIHVLDSRDDAAGSKVFLDIEKKVRYADKQNEEGLLGLAFSPKYKENGEFYVFYTDVGAKMENVISRFRVSKNDPNVADPASEEEILRVERPFWNHDGGTLAFGPDGYLYIALGDGGSGGDPMENGQNTNVLLGKILRLDVSRKADGKNYAIPSDNPFVGKANHRGEIWAYGIRNIWRMAFDSKTGTLWAGEVGQNLFEEIFIVTKGANFGWNVREALHPFGNKGVGPQEGLTDPIWEYHHDLGRSITGGGVYRGKAVPELDGYYIYADYVSNKMWALKYDEAQKRVVENRPINMPTVNPMSFGEDDNGELFVMGASPTGRGIYRFKSGAAK; encoded by the coding sequence ATGCGACGTTTGTGGCCAAGTGCCTGTGCCCTACTGGGCACCCTCGCGATTTCGCTCACTTCGCTAGCGGCTGAAAAGCCAGCGACCGAGGTGGAAGGTTTCACTTACCCCGAGTCGATTTGCTACGGCTTCGACGGCAACCTCTACGTCACTGAAATTGGCAAGCCAGGGACCAAGGGGGATGGTGGTGTCTCGGTGATTAAGAACGGCAAACGCGAAGCGTTTGCGACCGGGCTCGACGATCCGAAAGGGCTCTGCTTTTTTCGCGACGCGCTCTACCTGACCGATGTCACCAAAGTCGTCAAGATCGATGCCAGTGGCAAAACTTCGGTCTACAAGGCCGAAGGAGATTTTCCAACCGCTCCACTTTATCTTAACGACATCGCTGTCGACGCTGGCAACGGCATCATCCTACTCAGCGATTCGGGCATCGACGGTAAGGGGGCTGCCGCTTATCGCATCGATGTTCGCCTGAACAAGATCGAGCAGATGGCCAGCGCTGAAGTGATCCCTGGTCTCACCAAGGCTAATGGTGTGGCATTCGATGGTTCGTCGCACATGCTGCTGGCCGACATGGGAACCGGCACCCTCTATCGCGTTCGATTTCACGACAAAAACGTCGAGAAAGTGGCCGAAGGTTTGCCAGGAGCCGATGGGCTCATCTGGGACCACTTTGGTCGCCTGTTTGTCACTAGCTGGACCACCGGCAAGGTGTTTGGCATTCCACGTCCCGGTGTTGCTCCCATCCTGATTGGCGAGGGGCTGCAATCGGCTGCCGATGGTTGCCTAGCAGCCAGTGGCGACGCGCTGCTGATCCCCGACATGAAGTCGGGCGTGATCACCAAACTGTCGACCACCATCGCAGGCTGGGAAGTAAACACCAAGCCACTCGATGTGCACCTCGAAGTTGCCTACCCAACCTTGAAGTGGGATCAGTGGGACGATGGTAGCGAGAGTGGCCAGGTGGTTCCATTTCGGCCAATTTTCCTGACCCATTCGGGCGACGGCACGAAGCGAACCTTTGTCGGTGAACAGCACGGCAAAATTCATGTGCTCGATAGTCGCGATGATGCTGCTGGTTCGAAGGTGTTTCTCGATATCGAGAAAAAAGTGCGCTACGCCGATAAGCAGAACGAAGAAGGTTTGCTCGGTCTCGCGTTCTCGCCAAAATATAAAGAAAATGGCGAATTTTATGTGTTTTACACCGATGTCGGCGCCAAGATGGAAAATGTCATCAGCCGCTTTCGAGTGAGCAAGAATGATCCGAACGTCGCCGATCCCGCGAGTGAAGAAGAGATCTTGCGTGTCGAGCGTCCGTTCTGGAATCACGACGGTGGGACGCTGGCCTTCGGTCCCGATGGCTACCTTTACATCGCGCTCGGCGATGGTGGCTCGGGTGGCGATCCGATGGAAAATGGCCAGAACACGAATGTGTTGCTCGGCAAGATTTTGCGTCTCGATGTCAGCCGCAAGGCCGATGGCAAGAACTACGCAATTCCCTCCGACAATCCGTTTGTGGGCAAGGCCAATCATCGCGGCGAGATTTGGGCCTATGGCATTCGCAACATTTGGCGCATGGCCTTTGACAGCAAGACCGGAACGCTCTGGGCGGGCGAAGTCGGACAGAATCTGTTTGAAGAGATTTTCATCGTCACCAAGGGAGCTAACTTCGGCTGGAATGTGCGCGAAGCACTGCATCCGTTTGGCAACAAAGGTGTGGGACCTCAAGAGGGTTTGACCGATCCAATTTGGGAATACCACCACGACCTCGGTCGCAGCATCACCGGTGGTGGTGTCTATCGTGGCAAAGCTGTTCCCGAACTAGATGGCTACTACATCTATGCCGACTATGTGTCGAACAAGATGTGGGCACTGAAGTACGACGAAGCTCAGAAACGAGTGGTAGAGAATCGTCCGATTAACATGCCGACCGTTAATCCGATGTCGTTTGGTGAAGACGATAACGGAGAACTCTTCGTCATGGGGGCAAGCCCCACAGGACGTGGCATCTATCGCTTCAAGAGCGGGGCGGCGAAATAG
- a CDS encoding sulfurtransferase → MSTVVNIAAYKFAPLEGLKELREELLAHCKRANLKGTILLSTEGINLFVAGSREAIEVLVTRLRLIPGLAELTVKYSESEHQPFTRMLVRIKKEIIAFGVEGIDPARRPSPKLSPQELKSWLDEGRPVTLLDTRNDYEVKLGTFRGAKDVGITHFRDFPQAILQLPEELKEQPIVMFCTGGIRCEKAGPLMQREGYQQVYQLDGGILKYFEECGGAHYDGECFVFDQRVGVDPSLEETETNLCYACQAPLTHEETLDERYVPCKSCPYCYVSTEQQRERACQAREAAIARLVSPLPGSMPYDNDRPLRVPQEYDGKPVIEFLAGILPHVPRDEWAQIAGEGRLRTSDHQPMVLESLVKAGDRVLHHQPATIEPDVNVDIRVVYEDEAIAVVHKPAPLPLHASGRFHRNTLEWILREIYDPQKPRPVHRLDANTSGLVLFARTRHFAKLLQQQFTQGKVEKFYLALVSGHPVEDRFVSTAPISAEAGVFGSRSVDEEAGLPAETRFEVLARTTTADGKPVALVRCQPITGRTNQIRVHLWQLGHPIMGEQSYLADQKHGTTQTHTVDDPPLCLLAHQLSFQHPVSRERMTFTSQLPAWTNLAEK, encoded by the coding sequence ATGTCAACGGTCGTGAATATCGCTGCTTACAAGTTCGCCCCGCTCGAGGGACTCAAAGAACTGCGCGAAGAACTGCTGGCCCACTGCAAACGCGCGAATCTGAAGGGAACGATCCTGCTGAGCACCGAGGGGATCAACCTGTTTGTGGCCGGCAGTCGCGAGGCGATCGAGGTACTGGTGACGCGGCTGCGTTTGATTCCGGGACTTGCCGAGTTGACGGTGAAATACAGCGAAAGCGAGCATCAGCCTTTCACACGTATGTTGGTACGGATCAAGAAAGAGATCATCGCGTTTGGGGTGGAAGGGATTGATCCAGCGCGACGTCCCTCGCCGAAGCTTTCTCCGCAAGAGCTGAAGTCGTGGCTCGATGAAGGAAGGCCTGTCACGCTGCTCGATACGCGCAACGACTACGAAGTGAAGCTCGGAACTTTTCGCGGCGCCAAAGATGTGGGGATCACACATTTTCGAGATTTTCCGCAAGCCATTTTGCAGCTTCCCGAAGAACTCAAGGAGCAGCCGATTGTGATGTTTTGCACCGGCGGTATTCGGTGCGAAAAGGCGGGGCCGCTGATGCAGCGAGAAGGTTATCAGCAGGTCTATCAGCTCGATGGTGGAATCCTGAAATATTTCGAGGAGTGTGGCGGCGCTCACTACGATGGCGAGTGTTTTGTGTTCGATCAGCGCGTCGGCGTCGATCCTTCGCTGGAAGAGACCGAGACGAATCTTTGCTATGCGTGCCAGGCACCACTGACGCATGAAGAGACACTCGACGAGCGATATGTCCCGTGTAAATCGTGCCCGTATTGCTATGTCAGCACCGAGCAGCAGCGCGAGCGCGCGTGTCAAGCGCGCGAGGCCGCGATCGCTCGACTCGTATCGCCTCTTCCGGGAAGTATGCCGTACGACAACGATCGCCCGCTTCGTGTTCCTCAGGAATATGACGGCAAGCCGGTGATTGAATTCCTAGCGGGAATTCTTCCGCATGTGCCGCGCGACGAGTGGGCTCAAATCGCTGGCGAAGGACGTTTGCGCACAAGCGACCATCAGCCAATGGTGCTCGAATCGCTGGTGAAGGCAGGCGATCGTGTGCTGCACCATCAGCCCGCCACGATCGAGCCCGATGTGAATGTCGATATCCGCGTGGTCTATGAGGATGAAGCGATTGCGGTCGTGCATAAACCAGCACCGTTGCCGCTGCATGCGAGCGGACGATTTCATCGCAATACGCTCGAGTGGATCTTGCGCGAGATCTACGATCCTCAAAAGCCGCGGCCTGTCCATCGACTCGATGCCAACACGTCGGGACTCGTTCTTTTTGCCCGCACACGCCATTTTGCAAAACTGCTGCAGCAGCAGTTCACGCAAGGGAAGGTGGAGAAGTTCTATCTTGCGCTCGTGAGTGGCCATCCGGTGGAAGATCGGTTTGTCAGCACAGCCCCGATTAGTGCCGAAGCGGGCGTGTTTGGCTCACGCAGCGTCGATGAAGAAGCGGGGCTCCCCGCCGAAACGCGGTTTGAAGTTCTTGCGCGGACCACCACAGCCGATGGCAAGCCGGTAGCGCTGGTGCGTTGTCAGCCGATCACAGGACGCACGAATCAAATTCGCGTTCACTTGTGGCAGCTAGGTCACCCGATCATGGGCGAGCAGTCGTACCTTGCCGATCAAAAACATGGGACGACACAAACGCACACGGTCGATGATCCGCCCCTGTGCTTGCTCGCGCATCAGCTGTCGTTCCAGCATCCCGTCTCGCGCGAGCGGATGACGTTCACGAGCCAGCTTCCCGCGTGGACCAATCTCGCAGAAAAGTAG